In one Drosophila pseudoobscura strain MV-25-SWS-2005 chromosome X, UCI_Dpse_MV25, whole genome shotgun sequence genomic region, the following are encoded:
- the LOC26532761 gene encoding uncharacterized protein, which yields MFRICALIFALVVVASAAPSPGYLEYPSAHSHYGVAVAPVVKVVPVVKQVPVVSHVPVVKHVPVVKHVSVVEHVPVLKSYSPVVYAPSYAHSYGVPSYGHQIYHRQ from the exons ATGTTCCGCATT TGTGCTCTGATCTTCGCTCTGGTGGTTGTGGCCTCGGCCGCTCCTTCTCCCGGATATCTGGAGTACCCCTCGGCGCACTCCCACTACGGAGTGGCTGTGGCCCCGGTGGTCAAAGTGGTGCCCGTCGTGAAGCAGGTGCCTGTCGTGAGCCACGTCCCAGTCGTGAAGCATGTCCCGGTCGTGAAGCACGTGTCCGTGGTGGAGCACGTGCCCGTGCTGAAGTCCTACTCCCCAGTGGTCTATGCTCCATCGTATGCTCACTCCTACGGAGTGCCCTCTTACGGCCATCAGATCTACCACCGCCAATGA
- the LOC6900981 gene encoding uncharacterized protein, with protein sequence MFRICALIFALVVVASAAPSPGYLEYPSAHSHYGVAVAPVVKVVPVVKQVPVVSHVPVVKHVPVVKHVSVVQHVPVLKSYSPVVHQAVYAPTYAHSYGVPSSYGHQIYHR encoded by the exons ATGTTCCGCATT TGTGCTCTGATCTTCGCCCTGGTGGTCGTTGCCTCGGCCGCTCCTTCTCCCGGATATCTGGAGTACCCCTCCGCGCACTCCCACTACGGAGTGGCTGTGGCCCCGGTGGTCAAAGTGGTGCCCGTCGTGAAGCAGGTGCCTGTCGTGAGCCACGTCCCAGTCGTGAAGCATGTCCCGGTCGTGAAGCACGTGTCCGTGGTGCAGCACGTTCCCGTGCTGAAGTCCTACTCCCCAGTGGTCCACCAGGCAGTCTATGCTCCAACGTATGCTCACTCCTACGGAGTGCCCTCCTCCTACGGCCATCAGATCTACCACCGCTAA